Proteins from a single region of Fodinibius sp. Rm-B-1B1-1:
- the folD gene encoding bifunctional methylenetetrahydrofolate dehydrogenase/methenyltetrahydrofolate cyclohydrolase FolD: protein MSAKIIDGKKVAQLTRDEVRQDVEDWTEAGHRPPFLQVVLVGNNPASDVYVGAKTRACKEVGIETDTMRLPDTISGKELKTTINKLNEDDSVDGILVQLPLPNHLSAHDVIESIDFRKDVDGFHPMNVGRLTVGQPSFRSCTPAGILELLKHYSIPTKGKHAVVVGASNIVGRPISILLNKESGEQGKTTTTVCHKYTKDLTKHTIGADILVVAAGQPEFIKGEMVKEGVVVIDVGINRVADETKDKGYSLVGDCDFESVKEKASWITPVPGGVGPMTVAMLMKNTLLAAKKSIYPE, encoded by the coding sequence ATGTCAGCAAAGATTATAGACGGAAAAAAAGTTGCTCAGCTAACACGTGATGAGGTTCGCCAGGATGTAGAAGACTGGACAGAAGCGGGCCATCGTCCACCATTTCTACAGGTTGTTTTGGTGGGTAATAACCCTGCTTCAGATGTGTATGTGGGAGCGAAAACGCGAGCCTGTAAAGAGGTGGGGATCGAAACGGATACTATGCGGTTGCCGGATACGATTTCAGGCAAAGAGCTGAAAACTACTATAAATAAATTAAATGAAGATGATTCGGTAGATGGTATTTTGGTTCAGCTGCCACTTCCCAATCACCTGTCAGCGCACGATGTTATTGAATCTATTGATTTTCGTAAAGATGTAGATGGATTTCACCCGATGAATGTTGGCCGGTTAACGGTGGGACAACCCAGTTTTCGCTCGTGTACACCGGCAGGAATTCTCGAGTTATTAAAGCACTATAGCATCCCCACAAAAGGAAAACATGCCGTAGTAGTTGGAGCCAGCAATATTGTGGGGCGACCTATTTCTATTCTGTTGAACAAAGAGAGTGGTGAACAGGGTAAAACCACGACGACTGTTTGCCATAAGTATACAAAGGATCTTACCAAGCATACGATCGGGGCGGATATTTTAGTGGTTGCAGCTGGCCAGCCAGAGTTTATAAAAGGAGAGATGGTTAAAGAAGGAGTTGTGGTAATTGACGTGGGTATCAATCGGGTGGCTGATGAAACCAAAGATAAAGGTTACAGCTTGGTGGGAGATTGTGACTTTGAAAGTGTGAAAGAAAAAGCCAGCTGGATTACGCCCGTGCCTGGTGGTGTAGGGCCAATGACGGTTGCTATGTTGATGAAAAATACCCTGCTTGCTGCCAAGAAGTCGATTTATCCGGAATAA
- a CDS encoding sigma-54 dependent transcriptional regulator, whose product MSEKKPTILITDDEQSIRNSLRDILEFEDYNVLEAENGEKVFSILKDHRIDLMLLDIKMRGMDGMEILSKLKSEQYHFPVIMISGHGNIEIAVEATKKGAFDFIEKPPDLNRLLVSVRNALDQHRLTEENKSIKSRLPDVPDIIGESDAIKKIKKTIDKVAQTSSRVMITGENGTGKELVARWVHEKSDRSSGTFVDVNCAAIPADLLESELFGHEKGSFTGATSQRIGKFEQADGGTLFLDEVGDMSPDAQAKVLRALQENAIVRVGGTQKISVDVRVVSATNKDLLEEIETGGFREDLYHRLNVIPIHVPPLRKRRDDIPLLAKDWLERLAQKDIMFSGISFTDEALEELKKQNWSGNVRELQNGIERLGLLAEDSTITQDDVQSLTLSGKKKGDAIEELVDDMDTFQGFKESAERVFLIRKLEENDWNISQTAQAIDIQRSHMYNKMKKYNIER is encoded by the coding sequence ATGTCCGAAAAAAAACCTACAATTTTAATTACGGATGATGAACAGAGTATCCGTAATTCACTGCGCGATATTCTTGAGTTTGAGGATTATAACGTTCTTGAAGCTGAGAACGGGGAAAAGGTTTTTAGCATATTGAAGGATCATCGTATCGATTTGATGTTATTGGATATCAAGATGCGGGGTATGGACGGCATGGAAATATTGTCAAAGCTGAAAAGCGAGCAGTATCATTTTCCCGTGATTATGATTTCTGGGCATGGTAACATCGAAATTGCAGTGGAGGCTACGAAAAAAGGAGCGTTCGATTTTATTGAAAAGCCGCCGGATCTAAATAGACTGTTGGTGAGCGTTCGTAATGCGTTGGATCAGCATCGGTTAACGGAAGAAAACAAAAGCATTAAATCACGGCTACCTGATGTACCTGATATTATTGGAGAAAGTGATGCTATTAAAAAGATTAAGAAAACCATCGATAAGGTGGCGCAAACCAGTTCGCGGGTGATGATCACCGGTGAAAACGGAACAGGAAAAGAGCTGGTGGCACGCTGGGTTCACGAGAAAAGTGATCGCAGCAGTGGTACTTTTGTAGATGTAAACTGTGCAGCTATTCCTGCCGACCTGCTGGAAAGCGAGCTTTTTGGCCATGAAAAAGGATCGTTTACGGGGGCTACAAGTCAACGAATTGGGAAGTTTGAGCAAGCTGATGGAGGCACCCTCTTTTTGGATGAGGTGGGAGATATGAGTCCCGATGCCCAGGCAAAAGTGCTCCGTGCCCTTCAGGAAAATGCCATCGTTCGCGTAGGAGGTACCCAAAAGATTTCTGTAGATGTCCGTGTTGTATCAGCAACCAACAAAGATTTGCTGGAAGAAATTGAAACGGGTGGTTTTCGTGAGGATCTGTATCATCGGTTAAATGTGATTCCTATTCATGTACCCCCATTGCGAAAGCGGCGCGATGATATCCCGTTACTTGCCAAGGATTGGCTTGAACGATTGGCTCAAAAAGACATTATGTTTTCGGGAATCAGTTTTACTGATGAGGCCTTGGAAGAGCTTAAAAAACAAAACTGGTCGGGGAATGTTCGTGAGCTTCAAAATGGAATTGAGCGTTTGGGATTATTGGCTGAAGATTCCACTATCACCCAAGATGATGTGCAATCGCTGACACTTTCAGGTAAGAAGAAAGGAGATGCCATCGAAGAATTAGTTGATGACATGGATACGTTTCAGGGATTCAAAGAGTCGGCCGAACGAGTGTTTTTAATCCGTAAGCTGGAAGAAAATGACTGGAATATCTCACAAACGGCCCAAGCCATCGATATTCAGCGGAGTCATATGTATAACAAAATGAAAAAGTACAATATTGAACGTTGA
- the dacB gene encoding D-alanyl-D-alanine carboxypeptidase/D-alanyl-D-alanine-endopeptidase, which translates to MPQRLSTWLSIGVFVALLLLGGSVRGQQIIYSPEVVNTIENSRASDAFWSVIVRDTTGKVLEGYNFEKMVRPASNLKLLTSATILDELGPNYRFRTKMYGLGQQKGDTWHGDIVIRGVGDPSISGRFYREDRFHVFDKFFSALYERGIRKIEGNLIGNDSYFDEHPYPKGWSWEDLSFYYGVEINALSFNNNAVDLTVYANGEVGEKPEIEWFPFDTEYVNFENDQVITPADTEYDEFYRRIPGTNTIMLGSKLPKGYVEKESLSIKEASLFFLDTFKKYLEDGSIELDGRIIVDEKSRNWETEKYKVLHEHVSVSLDSLLGQLNKESDNFYAEMLLKTAAAEHFNTAGSTELGLTLVKDFADSMQMDTTKVEIADASGMSSSTLLKMENISQLLVGMRSHPHFDTYKKSLPVAGKDGSLEHRFRNSPLRENVIGKTGYVSGVRSLSGYMKGISGQPLVFSVVTNNYTQKTSYIDSIHEQILENIYVKY; encoded by the coding sequence ATGCCTCAAAGGTTATCTACGTGGTTGAGCATAGGTGTATTTGTTGCGCTATTGCTATTAGGCGGCTCGGTCCGAGGGCAGCAAATAATTTATTCCCCTGAGGTTGTTAATACGATTGAAAACAGTCGCGCCAGCGATGCCTTTTGGTCGGTGATTGTTCGGGATACAACCGGGAAAGTTTTGGAGGGATATAATTTTGAAAAAATGGTTCGGCCCGCCTCGAACTTAAAGCTGTTAACTTCTGCTACCATTTTAGATGAGTTGGGCCCTAACTATCGTTTTCGTACCAAAATGTATGGGCTGGGGCAACAAAAAGGAGATACCTGGCATGGAGATATTGTGATTCGTGGGGTGGGAGATCCTTCGATTAGTGGACGTTTTTACAGGGAAGATCGTTTTCATGTTTTTGATAAGTTTTTTTCTGCGCTCTATGAGCGCGGTATCCGGAAAATTGAGGGTAACCTCATAGGTAATGATTCTTACTTTGATGAGCATCCTTATCCGAAAGGGTGGAGCTGGGAAGATCTCTCATTTTATTATGGCGTGGAAATAAATGCGCTATCATTTAATAATAATGCCGTTGATTTAACGGTCTATGCCAATGGAGAGGTCGGGGAAAAGCCGGAAATTGAGTGGTTCCCTTTTGATACTGAGTATGTGAACTTTGAAAACGACCAGGTGATAACCCCAGCGGATACGGAATATGATGAGTTTTATCGCCGTATTCCCGGCACCAATACTATCATGTTGGGTAGTAAGCTTCCAAAGGGATATGTGGAAAAAGAGTCGCTCTCTATTAAAGAGGCTTCGCTATTTTTTCTGGATACGTTTAAGAAGTATCTGGAAGACGGTTCTATTGAGCTTGACGGACGAATTATTGTTGATGAAAAATCACGAAACTGGGAGACTGAAAAGTACAAGGTATTACATGAGCATGTATCGGTATCGTTAGATTCGTTATTGGGTCAACTCAATAAAGAAAGTGATAACTTTTACGCTGAAATGTTGTTAAAAACAGCAGCTGCTGAGCATTTTAACACCGCTGGTAGCACTGAACTTGGGTTAACCCTGGTGAAAGATTTTGCTGATTCTATGCAGATGGATACCACGAAAGTTGAGATAGCCGATGCTTCGGGGATGTCATCTTCAACATTGCTGAAAATGGAAAATATTAGTCAATTATTGGTTGGGATGAGATCACATCCCCACTTTGATACGTATAAAAAAAGTTTGCCGGTTGCCGGAAAGGATGGGTCGCTGGAACATCGATTTCGGAATTCTCCTCTCCGAGAAAATGTCATCGGTAAAACAGGATATGTTTCCGGGGTGCGTAGCTTGAGTGGTTATATGAAAGGTATATCTGGCCAGCCGCTTGTTTTTTCGGTGGTTACAAATAACTACACGCAGAAAACTTCTTATATTGATTCTATTCACGAGCAAATTTTGGAAAATATTTACGTTAAGTATTAA
- a CDS encoding PTS sugar transporter subunit IIA, whose translation MNIFSLLNEKTVLPNLEAKDKAEILNRMISSLEHLVSDGELDEIREAVFERERIMSTGVGKGLAIPHGKASGINQTYAAFAILKEPVEYEAIDSEPVNMVFLLVGPQASNSLHIKMLSRISRLMNNTEFRERLRECSTAEEIIEQFKKEEHVTLNG comes from the coding sequence ATGAATATTTTCAGCTTGTTGAACGAGAAAACGGTGTTGCCCAACTTAGAAGCCAAAGATAAAGCTGAGATATTGAACAGGATGATTTCTTCATTAGAACATTTAGTATCGGATGGAGAACTTGATGAAATTAGAGAGGCTGTTTTTGAGCGAGAACGAATAATGTCTACGGGCGTTGGAAAAGGATTGGCGATTCCACACGGTAAAGCATCAGGTATAAATCAAACATATGCGGCTTTTGCTATTCTGAAAGAACCCGTTGAATATGAAGCCATTGACAGTGAGCCAGTGAATATGGTTTTTCTCTTGGTGGGACCGCAGGCCAGTAATAGTTTACACATCAAAATGCTTAGCCGGATTTCTCGACTCATGAATAATACCGAATTTCGGGAGCGCCTGCGAGAGTGTTCTACGGCTGAAGAAATTATTGAACAGTTTAAAAAAGAAGAACACGTTACGCTAAACGGCTAA
- a CDS encoding heme exporter protein CcmB translates to MDFLQGITTILAKDLQTELRSRYAINTVLAFVSAALLLILFALNAEQLAPTPKSALVWIVILFAALSSLSRSFVMETDRKTFDLLRLHCNASEVFLGKLCYNFLFTLSVNIVTFFLYIFLLGMPLADATAFVLVLLFGTAGLSAVSTMLGAIVSQADRKGAIFSVLSIPLLFPLILILVRTTKAALIDGFTDNYLNDFWALVGYAGVTITAGILLFDYIFEE, encoded by the coding sequence ATGGATTTTTTACAAGGAATAACGACAATTTTAGCCAAGGATTTACAAACCGAACTCCGGTCGAGATATGCCATAAATACCGTTTTGGCATTCGTGAGTGCCGCGCTGCTGCTCATCCTGTTTGCCCTTAATGCCGAGCAGCTGGCTCCCACCCCCAAAAGCGCACTGGTTTGGATTGTGATACTTTTTGCCGCACTCTCAAGTCTCTCGCGTTCTTTTGTAATGGAAACCGACCGTAAAACCTTTGACCTTTTGCGACTTCATTGTAACGCTTCGGAGGTTTTCCTCGGCAAGCTGTGCTACAATTTTCTCTTTACCTTATCGGTAAACATCGTCACCTTTTTTCTATACATCTTTTTACTGGGGATGCCTTTGGCAGATGCTACAGCTTTTGTGCTCGTTTTGCTTTTTGGAACAGCTGGCTTGTCGGCGGTATCTACCATGCTGGGGGCTATTGTTTCGCAGGCCGACCGTAAGGGTGCTATCTTTTCGGTACTAAGTATCCCATTGCTTTTTCCGTTGATTCTGATTCTTGTGCGAACCACAAAAGCAGCCTTAATTGATGGCTTTACCGATAATTACCTCAACGACTTTTGGGCACTGGTGGGGTATGCAGGTGTAACCATCACTGCAGGAATTTTACTTTTTGATTATATCTTTGAAGAATAA
- a CDS encoding ATP-binding protein codes for MIDYKDLSFSFGDRRLVGQSFAREQIERITHSGRISHAYLFSGPSGIGKTAFALAFAELINGVDHLTNLGSQAFSKKSTWFTHPDIHVFLPVPTNVSVEELRERLELLREDPYEIVDFSLRPSLTNEESTKNKRAFYPIDYFREEIRPTAYYKPNEGQKTVVIMTGIENMKKEAANSFLKLLEEPAEDLIFLLTTDHTEALLPTIISRCQHIQLSPLKTDEIKRALIEHDDVPENEASYLARVSGGNYAMTRFFDVDTLKSTREAIIEYLRYAYMQDAVNITETAQDWQSEQNLEGQIAILNVMEVFLRDLLVYRSTQKKELITNADQIDVIKKFCETLADARLEDMIEQVNECKPMVYQNVQPKLIFTVLALRFSHLMRDSDPVISKNNSWKHLPAFSE; via the coding sequence ATGATCGACTATAAAGATCTTTCGTTTAGCTTTGGTGATCGACGGCTCGTAGGCCAATCTTTTGCGCGTGAGCAAATCGAACGTATCACCCACTCGGGACGCATAAGTCATGCTTATCTCTTTTCGGGACCTTCTGGCATTGGTAAAACGGCCTTTGCCCTTGCTTTTGCCGAGCTTATTAATGGTGTTGATCATCTTACGAATCTCGGTAGTCAAGCATTTTCAAAAAAATCCACCTGGTTTACCCATCCCGATATCCACGTATTTTTACCGGTACCTACCAATGTTTCGGTGGAAGAACTGCGCGAACGGTTAGAACTCCTGCGTGAAGATCCCTACGAAATTGTTGATTTTAGCCTGCGTCCCTCACTGACCAATGAAGAAAGCACCAAAAATAAACGCGCTTTTTATCCCATCGATTACTTCCGGGAAGAAATTCGTCCAACGGCTTACTATAAGCCTAACGAAGGGCAAAAAACGGTTGTTATAATGACCGGCATTGAAAACATGAAAAAAGAAGCTGCCAACTCTTTTCTAAAACTGTTAGAAGAACCCGCAGAAGATCTCATCTTTTTACTTACAACTGATCATACCGAGGCGCTGTTACCAACAATTATTTCACGATGCCAACACATTCAGTTGTCGCCACTCAAAACAGACGAAATCAAACGAGCATTAATCGAACATGACGATGTGCCCGAAAACGAAGCCTCCTATTTAGCGCGGGTTTCGGGCGGCAATTATGCTATGACGCGCTTTTTTGATGTGGATACCTTAAAAAGCACGCGAGAAGCTATTATTGAATATCTGAGATACGCTTATATGCAAGATGCGGTTAATATTACTGAAACAGCACAAGATTGGCAGAGTGAGCAGAATCTTGAAGGACAAATTGCGATTTTAAATGTCATGGAGGTCTTTCTCCGCGACTTGCTTGTTTACCGGTCAACACAAAAGAAAGAGCTCATTACCAATGCCGATCAAATTGATGTCATCAAGAAGTTTTGCGAAACGCTTGCGGACGCCCGGCTTGAAGATATGATTGAACAGGTTAACGAATGTAAACCTATGGTGTATCAAAACGTACAGCCCAAGCTTATCTTTACCGTCTTGGCCCTCCGATTCTCTCACTTGATGAGAGACAGCGATCCCGTTATCAGCAAAAATAATTCATGGAAACACTTACCCGCTTTTTCTGAATGA
- the dapF gene encoding diaminopimelate epimerase has translation MMNNSGHDIFFTKMQAAGNDFVVIDNRSKTYTKDQLIALAPDICDRRFGVGSDGILALFPSERKEVDYTMFYRNPDGSDAGMCGNGARCMALFAQSLGFADKHTFNVHDNIYEAHILAEDTVSVAFPMEASVEELTLDDEQLYAIHTGTQHLVLPVEKQELEEEKTLVQQGRHLRYHKHFAPKGTNVNFIYGAHDTALHLQTYERGVEDLTLACGTGAIASALVWHHLQNNTSTAGKYSVDTKGGTLNVHFAFDVNNKTYRNIKLEGPAHFVFKGSYLQ, from the coding sequence ATGATGAATAATTCCGGACACGACATATTCTTCACAAAAATGCAGGCCGCTGGCAACGACTTTGTGGTTATCGATAACCGTTCAAAAACCTATACTAAAGATCAGCTTATTGCCCTGGCTCCCGACATTTGTGATCGAAGGTTTGGTGTGGGATCAGACGGTATTCTGGCGTTGTTTCCCTCAGAGCGAAAAGAGGTTGACTATACCATGTTCTACCGAAATCCCGACGGCAGCGATGCCGGAATGTGCGGCAACGGTGCAAGGTGCATGGCATTATTTGCACAGTCCTTGGGCTTTGCTGACAAGCATACCTTTAATGTACATGACAACATTTATGAGGCTCATATTTTAGCTGAGGATACCGTTTCTGTTGCCTTCCCTATGGAAGCGTCGGTTGAGGAGCTAACGCTTGATGACGAGCAATTATACGCTATTCATACCGGCACTCAGCATTTGGTTCTTCCCGTAGAAAAGCAGGAGTTAGAAGAGGAGAAAACTCTTGTTCAGCAGGGACGTCATTTGCGGTACCATAAACACTTTGCTCCAAAAGGGACTAATGTAAATTTTATCTATGGAGCCCACGATACTGCTCTTCACCTTCAAACGTATGAGCGTGGTGTTGAAGATTTAACACTGGCCTGTGGCACCGGTGCCATTGCCTCGGCCCTTGTCTGGCATCATCTGCAAAACAATACTTCGACAGCAGGGAAATACTCTGTAGATACAAAAGGAGGCACCCTAAATGTTCACTTTGCTTTTGATGTTAACAATAAGACATACCGTAATATTAAACTCGAAGGTCCGGCCCACTTTGTTTTTAAAGGATCATATCTGCAATAA
- a CDS encoding type IX secretion system plug protein domain-containing protein — MFLKDHICNKISILIILGIILGGCAPSNTSQNHKKTSQTKPLEGAFSLPQQKASPNDIQSIQLHPKGQPGQAPIIRLNSKQQLELSFDYLGSQNRQFRVTVVHYDQDWQQSSIGPNTYLDSFSETTITSSQASFGQRPSYHHVQFSFPNNELRPAVSGNFLLEVRSTDDNTLLFSMPFFVTEDEGAIKTEIKQQFTQRRDGRPLNQLFSTYRYPGFVEYPQFDLGMSFAHNQFWGQTKIVKSLDTITPGELRGYIEDENAFIGNYEFKHLNLQDFTADGRQIIEYQPDTIPPKITLRRDVQNLDFNPRFERSDLFQKGPSDGHNNQYAQVKFQLETVDSIPHSSDIYVVGDFNNWILNEQNKMDYDNTEQLWKGNALIKQGSYAYKYVIVDNNRIDDLNLDQGFLSSRQIYFTFIYFNDPDRHFDRLLKVDRIIK; from the coding sequence TTGTTTTTAAAGGATCATATCTGCAATAAGATATCTATACTCATCATTTTGGGGATTATTTTGGGAGGTTGTGCCCCTTCCAATACATCTCAGAATCATAAAAAAACATCCCAAACTAAACCTCTTGAGGGAGCATTTTCCCTCCCCCAGCAGAAGGCATCTCCAAATGACATCCAAAGCATTCAACTACATCCCAAAGGGCAACCCGGACAAGCCCCCATCATTCGGTTGAACTCAAAACAACAGCTGGAACTTTCTTTTGATTATCTGGGAAGCCAAAATCGTCAGTTTCGAGTCACGGTTGTTCATTATGATCAGGACTGGCAGCAAAGCAGCATTGGCCCTAACACCTATCTCGACAGTTTTTCTGAGACAACTATAACATCTTCGCAAGCAAGTTTCGGGCAACGCCCTTCGTATCATCATGTGCAATTTTCTTTCCCTAATAATGAACTGCGTCCAGCAGTAAGTGGAAATTTTCTACTGGAAGTCCGTTCTACTGATGATAATACGCTTCTATTTTCAATGCCCTTTTTTGTCACTGAAGATGAGGGGGCAATTAAAACAGAGATTAAACAGCAATTTACCCAACGACGTGATGGACGTCCTCTTAACCAACTATTTAGCACCTACCGTTATCCTGGCTTTGTAGAATATCCGCAATTTGATTTGGGAATGTCGTTTGCGCACAATCAATTTTGGGGACAAACAAAAATTGTAAAATCCCTTGATACGATTACCCCCGGTGAACTCAGGGGATATATCGAAGACGAAAATGCTTTTATCGGAAACTATGAATTCAAGCATCTTAACCTTCAAGATTTTACAGCAGATGGGCGGCAAATTATAGAATATCAACCCGACACCATACCACCCAAAATCACTTTACGGAGAGATGTGCAAAATCTCGATTTTAATCCACGTTTCGAAAGATCAGATTTATTTCAAAAGGGACCGAGTGATGGGCACAACAACCAATATGCCCAAGTCAAATTTCAACTGGAGACTGTTGATAGTATTCCTCACTCATCGGATATCTACGTAGTTGGAGACTTCAACAACTGGATACTTAATGAGCAAAACAAAATGGATTATGACAATACGGAGCAGTTATGGAAAGGTAACGCACTCATCAAGCAGGGCTCTTATGCTTATAAATATGTTATTGTTGATAACAACCGGATTGATGATCTGAACCTCGATCAAGGATTTTTATCAAGCCGACAAATATATTTCACCTTCATCTATTTTAATGATCCTGACCGACATTTTGATCGACTATTGAAAGTAGATCGAATCATAAAGTAA